The genome window AGTTTGGCTGCCGGTTCGAGAAATTCCTGATATGCCTCGGAATATGGCACAGCCACCAGTTTTTCACCATCGCGGCGAATGACGGTAAAAAATCCGCGCAATGCGTCTGCATCTTCCGGGTGGTTTGTTACCCACTCTTCAAATTCGGTTTTGGTCATATCCGCCGGATAATAATTGGCGCCTTCCGGTTTGTGGGTGCCGGTATTGATGAACGGTTTGTCATCTTCCAATCGATCGAACGGACCAAAATTTACATCAAAGTAGGCTTTTAAAATGGCGTTGTCCGGCGTGTTGGCTGCGGTTAACGCATCTCGCAAATCGACATTTTGGGCATACACCTGACGCAGGAAAATTTCGTCCATCAGCTTGGCGGCCTGCACCAGTTTTGCCAACGCCTGACGATCGCCGTCGCTCAGTACGGATTCGTCAAAATCGATGTCAACCGGTTCAAATTTGTCCAGTTGCGCTTTAACCTCGCTAATCGGCTGATGATCTTTTATCACGCTAACATCCTGTTTATTCGACATTTCCGAGCATCCGACAATCATTGCAAACAACGCCAGTGCCCCAAACATCTTTCCAAATTTTCTCATAAACAAAAGAGCTCCTGTGTTTTTCGGATTGACGTTTAGGCTTCGTTTTCGAAGCTGGCAACAGCGCGATCAGCACTTTCATAGGTATCGAAAATTTTGATCATTTTGGTAATCATCATTACGCTTTGCACTTTTTCGGCAACGCTGGAGAGTTTCAGTTTGCCTTCGGCGCTGCTGATCGATGTGTAGCAAGCCATCAGCACACCCAAACCGGAACTGTTCAACCATTTCACGCCTTTGAGATCGATAACGACATTTTTCGCGCCGTCGGCAATCAGGCTTTTTACTTTTTCGTGCAGTGCGGTTGTTTCCGGTCCGCCCATCATGTTTCCGGAAATGGTTAACACAGCAATATTACGCTGAAAACTTTCCTTAATTTTCATAAGTCTCGCTCCTCAATTATGGTGTTTTGGACGTTGATTCAGCAGCTAAAGTATCGTTTTTTCACTATTTTTCCAATAGATATTTTGAAATGAGATACTTTACCGTTTGCCCGCTTACGCACAGAACAATCACAAAAATATCTTGTAAGGAATGCCTTAAAATAGTTAAGTTAAAACAATAAATTAATTCAGATTAATCAGACGCGGCAATACCCACTAATCCATTAATTTGGAGGATCCACAATGCAAGACTATGTCCTGAATTTGTTGACGGAAGTTAAAGCGAAAAATCCGGGTGAACCGGAATTTCACCAGGCTGTCGAGGAGGTTGTTGAATCATTGGCTTTGGTGTTGGAACGCCATAGTGAATATCGCGCTGCAAAAGTTCTGGAGCGATTGG of Calditrichia bacterium contains these proteins:
- a CDS encoding STAS domain-containing protein translates to MKIKESFQRNIAVLTISGNMMGGPETTALHEKVKSLIADGAKNVVIDLKGVKWLNSSGLGVLMACYTSISSAEGKLKLSSVAEKVQSVMMITKMIKIFDTYESADRAVASFENEA